The genomic DNA CCCATGTGGCAGAGGACCGGAGTCTGCCGCGTCTCTCCCGACATTCCCCGGCGGGGTGCCGACCGGATCCCACGGGGGCGGCTGTCGAAAACCTCGCGGCGCGCTCCGGAAGATGAAGCTAGCCTTAAGGTGTCCGGGAACAATCCACGTCACCTCACCCGCAAGGAGCCTCCCCATGCGCCGTGCATTCATCCTGCCTGCCGTCTTCTGCCTCACCGCCGCGCTCGCCGCCTGCGGGTCGGCGCCGACCGCCCACCCCACCGTCAGTCCAGACGCCACGGCCCGGACGCCCGCTCAGGGGACCGTCACGCCGTATTACATCTTCGCGGAAACTTCCCAGGCGCGCCTCGTTTCGGGCAGCGCGGTGGTGGAGCAGGGCGGAGCACGGGTGCCCGATGGCCGCCTCTACCTGCAAGACCGGGCGACAGGAAGCCTCCGCCTGCTCACGACGCCCGCGCGGTTCGGCGAAGGGTTCTACGCGGACGGCGGCGCGTTGTCGCCCGACGGTCGCACCGCCTACACGGTCGTCAACGCGGGTGGAGACTGGGCGCTGTACGCCATCGACACGGGGAGCGGGGCAGCGGCGCCCGTCCTGAGCCGTCAAACGGCTCTCGAACATGGGCTGACCGAGGCCGAGGGCAAGACGCTGGTGGTCTCGCCCGACGGTCGCCAGCTCGCCTTTCGCGGCTACACCATCCGCTACGACGAACAGGCGGGGACCACCACCCACACCAACGCGCTCTACCTCGTGGACCTTCCGGGGGGCGTGGGGGCGCAGGGCGCGGGCACCTCTCTCGTCCGGGTCGCCATCCGGGGCACGGGCGGCCTTCCCGCGCCGGGCTTCGACGCGCAGGGGCGCCTCGTGGAGACGCCCGAACGCCCCACCCGCCTGTCCGAAGCCGCCCGGGGGCAACTC from Deinococcus planocerae includes the following:
- a CDS encoding peptidoglycan DD-metalloendopeptidase family protein; the encoded protein is MRRAFILPAVFCLTAALAACGSAPTAHPTVSPDATARTPAQGTVTPYYIFAETSQARLVSGSAVVEQGGARVPDGRLYLQDRATGSLRLLTTPARFGEGFYADGGALSPDGRTAYTVVNAGGDWALYAIDTGSGAAAPVLSRQTALEHGLTEAEGKTLVVSPDGRQLAFRGYTIRYDEQAGTTTHTNALYLVDLPGGVGAQGAGTSLVRVAIRGTGGLPAPGFDAQGRLVETPERPTRLSEAARGQLQAQDLGVVGRLPVAGTVALSQSFHGSGYAGGSSWGLGLDLAPRPLGTTMAARSIASGVVKNVYSSGCGVYVVVDHTTTTADTYYCHLVTGSPAGYGMAAGKALYEGQPLGTVGNTGVSTGVHLHLALIQGDVFGLRGRDPTRTGCTIAGGNWTVGREYQYLADPC